In the Ruficoccus amylovorans genome, one interval contains:
- a CDS encoding metal-sensing transcriptional repressor, protein MLHDPPTVAACRGALNALTKELLTEHLEHHLISLPETPETARDAAREIQTIITMTITITTCVRPICMSSRMP, encoded by the coding sequence TTGCTACACGATCCTCCGACGGTCGCGGCCTGTCGCGGCGCTCTCAATGCCCTCACTAAGGAACTGCTGACCGAGCACCTTGAACATCATCTGATCAGTCTCCCGGAGACGCCGGAAACCGCCCGTGATGCCGCCCGCGAAATTCAGACCATCATCACCATGACCATCACGATCACAACCTGCGTTCGGCCTATCTGCATGTCCTCGCGGATGCCCTGA
- a CDS encoding sensor histidine kinase, which yields MKIWKRIILGFILVTAIMMAVDFNSLRENIRIIRQVDDLELSKRKEMMESYRVSYLLQRIKSNVREILLEAEVAERPDEIELARKDIQSLIPKLKASLEELRVATYLGFEREGEDEEQLEELERLNALLARVPDFFQSLDTLLTLQGAQKSKEADEQFEEVLEPLARDMQAIAAELTSGSEAEIQWAIEQLNDRVKTAIRLGVYLSVLSIFLSLGIGLLISRSISKPLMKLVESADEIGRGNLETTVELDTKGELQMLAGSFNQMARELKQKIDSIDNVNKELLESNKTKDTFFSIIAHDLRNPFNAILGYSYILSEDYDKFDDEERLQFIKEIDRSSRITFELLENLLHWARSQSDKIKIQKESVELIEAVEGAISSHAAAAKVKNITLINQVPAGMTLQVDRATFIVILNNVISNSLKFTEDGGNVVVSAWKNDKTITLSIKDTGVGMSEETRSKLFLIRGNSSTLGTRSENGTGLGLLLVKDFTERNGGRVGVKSALGKGSEFVFTFPE from the coding sequence ATGAAGATTTGGAAGAGGATCATACTCGGATTTATTCTGGTCACCGCCATCATGATGGCGGTGGATTTTAATTCCTTACGGGAAAATATTCGAATCATTCGCCAGGTTGACGATCTGGAACTCTCGAAGCGTAAGGAGATGATGGAATCTTATCGCGTTTCGTATTTGCTGCAACGGATCAAATCGAATGTACGGGAGATTTTATTGGAGGCCGAAGTTGCCGAGAGACCGGACGAGATTGAGCTGGCCAGGAAAGACATTCAAAGTTTGATCCCAAAGTTGAAAGCCTCGTTGGAAGAGTTGAGAGTGGCGACTTATCTGGGCTTCGAGCGCGAGGGGGAGGATGAAGAGCAGTTGGAAGAGCTGGAGAGGCTGAATGCTTTGCTCGCACGCGTGCCGGATTTCTTTCAGTCACTGGACACATTACTCACCTTGCAAGGCGCGCAGAAGTCCAAGGAGGCAGATGAGCAGTTCGAGGAAGTTTTGGAACCGTTGGCTCGCGATATGCAAGCGATAGCGGCTGAATTGACATCCGGGTCGGAAGCAGAGATACAATGGGCAATCGAGCAGTTGAACGACCGGGTGAAGACGGCGATCCGGTTGGGGGTTTATCTATCGGTTTTGAGCATTTTTCTCTCATTGGGAATTGGACTGCTGATCTCCCGTTCGATCTCAAAACCATTGATGAAGCTGGTAGAGAGTGCGGACGAAATCGGTCGCGGAAATCTCGAAACGACGGTTGAGCTCGACACGAAAGGGGAGCTACAAATGCTGGCCGGGTCGTTCAACCAGATGGCCCGCGAACTGAAGCAGAAGATTGATTCGATCGACAATGTGAACAAAGAGCTGCTGGAATCGAACAAGACCAAGGATACTTTTTTCTCCATTATCGCCCATGACTTGAGGAACCCTTTCAACGCCATTCTGGGCTATTCTTACATCCTCTCCGAGGACTACGACAAGTTTGACGATGAGGAGCGTCTACAGTTTATTAAGGAGATCGACCGATCTTCGAGAATCACCTTCGAACTGCTGGAAAACCTGCTGCATTGGGCCCGCTCGCAAAGTGATAAGATCAAGATTCAAAAGGAATCCGTAGAGTTGATTGAAGCGGTGGAAGGTGCCATCTCCTCTCATGCCGCCGCGGCAAAAGTCAAAAACATCACCCTGATCAACCAGGTCCCGGCCGGGATGACGCTTCAGGTTGATCGTGCCACTTTTATTGTTATCTTGAATAATGTCATCAGCAACTCGCTCAAGTTCACCGAAGACGGTGGCAACGTCGTTGTTTCAGCTTGGAAAAACGACAAGACCATCACCCTCTCGATTAAAGATACCGGAGTCGGCATGAGTGAAGAGACTCGAAGCAAGCTCTTTCTCATTCGCGGGAATAGCTCCACGCTGGGAACGCGCAGTGAAAACGGCACCGGCCTCGGACTGCTTTTGGTTAAAGATTTTACCGAACGAAACGGAGGTCGGGTAGGGGTAAAGAGCGCGCTCGGCAAGGGCAGTGAGTTTGTCTTCACCTTTCCGGAGTGA
- a CDS encoding VOC family protein codes for MKDKITPCLWFDGQAEEAATFYVSLLPDSRIERVLRSPVDTESVPAGGVLTVDFTLAGKRYVGLNAGPHHKFNEAVSFQIHCDDQKEVDRLWAALSEGGEEIACSWLKDRWGLCWQIVPKRLLELITDPDPVRAKRAMEAMMTMVKIDIAALEQAVNGSA; via the coding sequence ATGAAGGATAAAATCACCCCGTGCTTGTGGTTCGACGGGCAGGCTGAAGAGGCTGCCACATTCTATGTCTCGTTGCTGCCCGATTCCCGGATCGAGCGCGTTTTACGTTCGCCGGTTGATACCGAAAGCGTACCGGCCGGGGGTGTTCTGACCGTTGACTTCACCCTGGCCGGCAAGCGGTACGTCGGCCTCAACGCCGGTCCGCACCACAAGTTCAACGAGGCGGTGTCTTTTCAAATCCATTGCGATGACCAGAAGGAAGTCGATCGGCTGTGGGCGGCACTCAGTGAGGGGGGAGAGGAAATCGCGTGCAGTTGGCTGAAGGACCGCTGGGGCCTATGCTGGCAAATCGTCCCCAAGCGCCTGCTCGAATTGATCACCGATCCCGACCCGGTCCGAGCCAAACGTGCCATGGAAGCGATGATGACCATGGTCAAGATCGACATCGCCGCCCTGGAGCAAGCGGTGAACGGCAGCGCGTAA
- a CDS encoding LysR family transcriptional regulator, giving the protein MNPFDSRQLLTLVTLARTRSFTEAAKELHLTQSAVSHSVKALEKETGQTLFERSGRYIKPTPVGEYLIREAAEILARMEGIRSRLSDVDGWGRGRLRVGASPACCHLLLPEVLREFKQSFPGCSILVRSDREALNLERLRGGEVDLVLSVALEREPVEVAACDWFTDRLEIVLPVFHPLAARRQLKIIDLEGETLHLYGNESRTDKVVLDALRSQGVRAAEILEVGSIDAVKEMVKIGQGVAFMARWAVQKELDEGSLVMRPVNGHTIERLWKIYWARQHQLTLFEETFVGLCLEALEGSVLAGQPG; this is encoded by the coding sequence ATGAATCCTTTTGACAGTCGCCAGCTTTTGACCCTCGTGACCCTAGCCCGCACGCGCAGCTTTACCGAGGCGGCCAAGGAACTGCACCTGACACAGTCCGCAGTCAGCCATTCGGTGAAAGCTCTGGAGAAGGAGACCGGGCAGACGCTGTTCGAGCGCAGCGGGCGCTACATCAAGCCCACGCCCGTGGGAGAGTACCTCATCCGCGAAGCCGCAGAGATCCTGGCGCGGATGGAGGGCATCCGTTCTCGCTTGTCGGACGTGGACGGGTGGGGGCGTGGACGCCTGCGCGTGGGGGCAAGCCCCGCCTGCTGCCACCTGCTGCTGCCGGAGGTGCTCCGGGAGTTCAAGCAGAGCTTTCCGGGCTGTTCGATCCTGGTGCGCTCGGACCGGGAGGCGCTGAACCTGGAGCGCCTCCGCGGCGGGGAAGTCGATCTGGTCCTGTCGGTGGCGCTGGAGCGCGAACCCGTCGAGGTGGCGGCCTGCGATTGGTTCACTGACCGGCTGGAAATCGTGCTGCCGGTCTTTCACCCGCTGGCGGCCCGGCGCCAACTGAAGATCATCGATCTGGAGGGAGAGACCCTCCACCTGTATGGGAACGAAAGCCGTACTGACAAGGTGGTACTTGATGCGCTACGCAGTCAGGGCGTTCGTGCGGCCGAGATACTCGAAGTCGGCAGCATAGATGCGGTCAAGGAAATGGTCAAAATCGGGCAGGGGGTCGCCTTCATGGCCCGGTGGGCGGTGCAAAAGGAACTCGACGAGGGCTCGCTGGTCATGCGCCCTGTGAACGGGCATACGATCGAGCGGCTTTGGAAAATCTACTGGGCGCGTCAGCACCAGCTCACGTTGTTCGAGGAAACTTTTGTCGGGCTCTGCCTGGAGGCTCTCGAAGGCTCCGTGCTGGCGGGTCAGCCCGGATAG
- a CDS encoding SRPBCC family protein, whose translation MSTSDIHRVELHRVLRAPAERVYRAFLEPSALVKWLPPNGFTATVHESDARVGGTFKMSFTNFTTGESHSFGGKYLELVPHELIRYTDEFDDPALPGVMECEIRLKSVSCGTELRAVQDGIPPQIPVEACYLGWQESLVLLAKLVEAEIGEP comes from the coding sequence ATGAGCACTTCAGACATCCACCGCGTCGAACTGCACCGCGTGCTGCGCGCTCCGGCGGAGCGCGTTTACCGCGCCTTTCTCGAACCGTCCGCCCTCGTCAAATGGCTGCCGCCGAATGGCTTTACCGCCACCGTCCACGAATCGGACGCGCGGGTCGGCGGAACGTTCAAGATGTCCTTCACGAACTTCACCACCGGCGAGAGCCACAGCTTCGGGGGCAAGTATCTCGAACTGGTTCCCCATGAACTGATCCGTTATACGGACGAGTTTGACGATCCTGCCCTGCCGGGCGTAATGGAGTGCGAAATTCGCCTGAAATCCGTCTCATGCGGCACCGAACTGCGCGCCGTCCAGGACGGCATCCCTCCTCAAATACCGGTCGAAGCCTGCTACCTGGGCTGGCAGGAATCGCTCGTCCTGCTGGCGAAACTGGTCGAAGCGGAGATTGGCGAACCCTGA
- the kdpC gene encoding potassium-transporting ATPase subunit KdpC: protein MTLLISSLRIVLASLIICVLGYAGLILAIGQAVTPATANGSLITGADGHVVGSRLIAQPFTRADYFWPRPSAVDYDGAGAGGSNLAPTNSALAERAAPVLVALGASPEHPAPADLVTASGSGLDPHITEEAAKYQLARVAAARQLAPEQVEALIERLSFTPGGVLTGTPIVNVLELNLALDALGVEKQEPAS from the coding sequence ATGACACTCCTCATCAGCTCCCTGCGCATCGTACTGGCCTCGCTCATCATCTGCGTGCTCGGTTACGCCGGGCTCATCCTGGCGATCGGGCAAGCCGTCACCCCCGCAACCGCCAACGGCAGCCTGATCACCGGGGCGGACGGGCACGTCGTCGGCAGCCGCCTGATCGCGCAGCCCTTCACACGGGCGGATTATTTCTGGCCGCGACCCTCGGCGGTTGATTACGACGGCGCTGGGGCGGGCGGCAGCAACCTCGCCCCCACCAACTCCGCTCTCGCCGAACGGGCGGCTCCCGTTCTCGTCGCACTCGGAGCCTCTCCGGAGCATCCCGCCCCCGCCGACCTCGTGACGGCTTCCGGGAGCGGGCTGGACCCTCACATCACCGAGGAAGCCGCGAAATACCAGCTCGCCCGCGTGGCGGCGGCGCGGCAGCTTGCCCCGGAGCAGGTGGAGGCGCTGATCGAGCGGCTGTCCTTCACACCGGGCGGCGTTCTGACCGGCACGCCCATCGTGAACGTGCTTGAGCTCAACCTCGCGCTCGATGCCCTGGGCGTAGAAAAACAGGAACCGGCCTCATGA
- the kdpA gene encoding potassium-transporting ATPase subunit KdpA: protein MSAILFMTLVIGGTALLAWPLGRHLKWAMDPTPSLVSTRSKIDRLFLLVGGKAVGKPQGWKQYTLYLLVFNAVMFGLAFALLACQQSLPLNPDGKGALDASLVFNTAVSFTTNTNLQHYSGEVSLSYFSQLFALMWLQFVSAATGIAALAALARGLSGRKHLGNFLMDVQRATFLVLLPLAVIFAVLLVLGGVPMTLEGSAVATTLEGIQQTIARGPVAAFVAIKQLGTNGGGFFGPNATHPLENPGLFTDVLSMVMIILIPMACVWMYGRIVGSRRHAAVIFGVMLALLLLKAGSAVYFETAPTQALAGLPVEQTVGNLEGKELRLGAATGPLWGVLTTSTSNGSVGAMQNSLNPLTGLCALVGMWLNATFGGVGVGMINMFVFIVIAVFVAGLMVGRTPEYLGRKIEPREMKLAAIALICHPLFILVGTALFAATAWGIDTVNNAGPRGFTEILYEFSSAAANNGSGYEGLGDGTAPWNIATGLVMLLGRYLPIILPLAIAGSLAAKKPVAESAGTLRTDGLTFGIMMLATIIFIGALTFFPVALLGPIAEHLAYMHYPLI, encoded by the coding sequence ATGAGCGCGATACTCTTTATGACCCTCGTCATCGGCGGGACGGCCCTGCTGGCCTGGCCGCTGGGACGCCACCTGAAATGGGCGATGGACCCGACTCCCTCGCTCGTCAGCACCCGCAGCAAGATCGACCGTCTGTTTCTGCTTGTCGGCGGGAAGGCGGTCGGCAAGCCGCAGGGCTGGAAACAGTACACGCTGTACCTGCTGGTCTTCAACGCGGTGATGTTCGGGCTGGCGTTCGCCCTTCTGGCCTGCCAGCAATCCCTGCCGCTCAACCCGGACGGCAAGGGTGCGCTGGATGCCAGCCTGGTTTTCAACACGGCGGTCTCGTTCACCACGAACACCAACCTGCAACACTACTCGGGCGAGGTCTCGCTCAGCTATTTCTCTCAGCTTTTCGCGCTGATGTGGCTTCAGTTCGTCTCGGCGGCCACCGGCATCGCGGCCCTGGCGGCGCTGGCACGCGGCCTGTCCGGGCGCAAGCATCTGGGTAATTTTCTCATGGATGTGCAGCGGGCCACCTTTTTAGTTCTGCTGCCGCTGGCGGTAATTTTCGCCGTGCTCCTGGTACTCGGCGGTGTTCCCATGACGCTGGAAGGCTCGGCGGTGGCGACCACGCTGGAGGGCATCCAGCAGACTATCGCCCGGGGGCCGGTGGCCGCCTTTGTCGCGATCAAGCAACTCGGCACCAACGGCGGCGGCTTCTTCGGCCCGAACGCCACCCACCCGCTGGAGAACCCGGGTCTTTTCACCGACGTGCTGTCGATGGTGATGATCATCCTCATCCCCATGGCCTGTGTGTGGATGTACGGACGGATCGTCGGAAGCCGCCGGCACGCCGCTGTCATTTTCGGGGTGATGCTCGCGCTCCTGCTGCTCAAGGCGGGCTCGGCAGTTTATTTCGAAACGGCGCCGACGCAAGCCTTAGCCGGGCTCCCGGTCGAGCAGACGGTTGGCAACCTGGAGGGCAAGGAACTGCGCCTGGGCGCGGCCACCGGGCCGCTCTGGGGCGTGCTGACGACCTCGACCAGCAACGGCTCGGTCGGAGCCATGCAGAACAGTCTCAACCCCTTGACCGGGCTGTGCGCCCTCGTCGGCATGTGGCTCAATGCGACCTTTGGCGGCGTGGGCGTCGGCATGATCAACATGTTTGTCTTTATCGTTATCGCGGTCTTTGTCGCCGGGCTCATGGTCGGGCGTACGCCGGAGTACCTCGGACGAAAAATCGAGCCCCGCGAAATGAAGCTGGCGGCCATCGCCCTGATTTGCCACCCGCTCTTCATCCTCGTGGGCACGGCGCTGTTCGCCGCCACCGCCTGGGGCATCGACACGGTCAACAACGCCGGGCCGCGCGGGTTCACCGAGATTCTCTACGAGTTCTCGTCGGCGGCGGCCAACAACGGCTCGGGCTATGAAGGGCTGGGCGACGGCACCGCTCCCTGGAACATCGCCACCGGGCTGGTCATGCTGCTCGGGCGCTACCTCCCGATCATCCTTCCGCTGGCCATCGCCGGTTCGCTCGCGGCGAAAAAGCCGGTGGCCGAATCCGCGGGCACCCTGCGCACGGACGGGCTCACCTTCGGCATCATGATGCTCGCCACGATCATCTTCATCGGGGCGCTGACCTTCTTCCCGGTCGCGCTGCTGGGGCCCATCGCCGAGCATCTGGCCTATATGCATTACCCCCTGATTTGA
- a CDS encoding ABC transporter substrate-binding protein, whose amino-acid sequence MAQRISDILRIGIIRLCDVAPYLMAAELDLYRQAGLRVELAFELGWASIKHKIAYGELDAAQALAPLPLSIAAGFGVAPTPCRALTVTSRLGNALTLSRGIQERGVRTAEDFRRDARSPTRTRHYTLGIVSLDSSHHFLLRQWLRQTGLDPDHDVKIVVVPPGQALRNLRAQTLDGYCVGEPWNSLAVREGLGWCPALSHDLVPGHPEKVLLACESQLAARPEQFAALTQVLTQACMFCANPENIPQIARTLRRKSILGPAATGVEKTLRGEFDRGNGQGLQMEPVIDFGCEGRFTPDASDLDWIQRGATDAGWLALGEHELKSLAERVYAPLG is encoded by the coding sequence GTGGCCCAAAGAATTTCCGACATCCTGCGCATCGGCATCATCCGGCTCTGCGACGTCGCCCCCTATCTCATGGCGGCGGAGCTTGACCTGTACCGTCAGGCCGGGCTACGAGTGGAGCTGGCCTTCGAGCTGGGCTGGGCCTCCATTAAGCACAAGATTGCTTATGGCGAGCTCGACGCCGCTCAAGCACTGGCTCCCCTGCCGCTGAGCATCGCGGCCGGGTTCGGAGTCGCCCCCACGCCCTGCCGGGCACTGACCGTAACCAGCCGACTGGGTAACGCCCTAACGCTCTCACGCGGCATTCAGGAGCGCGGCGTGCGCACCGCCGAGGACTTCCGACGCGACGCCCGCTCCCCCACCCGCACTCGCCACTACACGCTCGGTATCGTATCGCTCGATTCGTCCCACCACTTTCTCCTGCGCCAATGGCTGCGGCAAACCGGCCTCGATCCCGATCACGATGTAAAAATCGTCGTCGTCCCGCCCGGCCAGGCCCTGCGCAACCTGCGCGCACAGACCCTCGACGGCTACTGCGTAGGCGAGCCCTGGAACAGCCTCGCCGTGCGCGAGGGGCTGGGCTGGTGCCCGGCGCTTAGCCACGACCTCGTCCCCGGCCACCCGGAAAAAGTCCTGCTCGCCTGTGAAAGCCAGCTCGCCGCCCGCCCCGAGCAATTCGCAGCGCTCACCCAAGTGTTGACCCAGGCCTGCATGTTCTGCGCAAATCCGGAAAATATTCCCCAGATCGCCCGCACCCTGCGCCGCAAGAGCATCCTCGGTCCGGCCGCAACGGGCGTGGAAAAAACGCTCCGGGGAGAATTCGACCGAGGCAACGGTCAAGGCCTTCAGATGGAGCCGGTCATCGATTTCGGATGCGAGGGACGTTTCACACCGGATGCCAGCGACCTCGACTGGATACAACGGGGTGCCACTGATGCAGGCTGGCTCGCCCTCGGCGAACATGAACTGAAAAGCCTGGCGGAACGCGTTTACGCCCCACTCGGCTAA
- a CDS encoding VOC family protein, whose protein sequence is MKDLKIQPYLIFNGQCEAAIDFYRQALDAEVEMMMRFKECPDPLPDMNMDEIGERIMHASLRVHGNVLMLSDGCGESGKFEGISLSINLKDTEMAKQLFDNLAADGKVNMPLSKTFWSPLFGMVEDRFGVSWMVNIEAEQNAGA, encoded by the coding sequence ATGAAAGATCTCAAAATCCAGCCTTACCTCATCTTCAACGGCCAGTGCGAGGCCGCCATCGACTTCTACCGGCAGGCGCTCGACGCCGAGGTGGAGATGATGATGCGATTCAAGGAATGCCCCGATCCGTTACCGGATATGAACATGGACGAAATCGGCGAGCGCATCATGCACGCGTCCTTGCGTGTGCATGGCAATGTTCTCATGCTCTCTGACGGCTGCGGCGAAAGCGGAAAATTCGAAGGTATCTCGCTCTCGATCAACCTAAAGGACACGGAAATGGCCAAGCAGCTATTCGATAATCTGGCCGCCGACGGCAAGGTAAACATGCCGTTGAGCAAGACCTTCTGGTCGCCGTTATTCGGGATGGTCGAGGACCGCTTCGGCGTTTCCTGGATGGTCAATATCGAGGCCGAGCAGAATGCCGGTGCTTAA
- a CDS encoding CmpA/NrtA family ABC transporter substrate-binding protein: MKITRQILAHALLALAPLAVTAATLNLEKDQLKFGFIKLTDCAPLAIAKEKGFFEDEGLQVEVIAQPNWKTLLDNVINGNLDGAHMLSGQPLAATIGVGTQADIVTAYTLDLNGNAITVSNAIWAEMQANDFDLDSPRPEHPISADALRPIVREKLDEGQKLQMGMVFPVSTHNYELRYWLAAADINPGFYTPTDKGGRTDAEVELSVIPPPMMPTVLEAGNIQGYCVGEPWNQQAVAKGIGVPVVTNYEIWKNNPEKVFGVTREWASTNPNTHIAVVKALIRAGKWLDETDSAGNYVNRDEAARILSKPNYVGADYNVIKNSMTGTFTFQKSDRRSMPDFNVFFKFHSSYPWYSDGVWFLTQMRRWGQIGEAKPASWYTETVKKVYLPEVYLAAARQLLDEGEIEEADIPWDTDGYRPATSDFIDGKTYDGRDPIGYLNSFTIGLKDPVGLARN, translated from the coding sequence ATGAAAATCACACGTCAAATACTCGCGCATGCGCTGCTGGCCCTCGCGCCGCTGGCCGTCACCGCCGCCACTCTTAATCTGGAAAAGGATCAGCTCAAGTTTGGCTTCATCAAGCTGACCGACTGCGCCCCGCTGGCCATCGCCAAGGAGAAAGGCTTCTTCGAGGACGAAGGGCTCCAGGTCGAGGTCATCGCCCAGCCCAACTGGAAAACGCTGCTGGACAACGTCATCAATGGCAACCTCGACGGTGCGCATATGCTCTCCGGGCAGCCGCTCGCCGCCACCATCGGCGTCGGGACACAGGCCGACATCGTCACCGCCTACACCCTCGACCTCAACGGCAACGCCATCACCGTCTCCAACGCGATCTGGGCGGAGATGCAGGCCAATGACTTCGACCTCGACAGCCCGCGCCCTGAGCACCCCATCAGCGCCGACGCCCTGCGCCCCATCGTCAGGGAAAAGCTCGACGAAGGGCAGAAGCTGCAAATGGGTATGGTCTTCCCTGTATCCACGCACAACTACGAGCTGCGTTACTGGCTCGCCGCCGCGGACATCAACCCGGGCTTTTACACCCCCACCGACAAGGGTGGCCGCACCGACGCCGAGGTCGAGCTCTCCGTCATCCCTCCCCCCATGATGCCGACCGTCCTCGAGGCCGGAAACATTCAGGGCTACTGCGTGGGCGAGCCCTGGAACCAGCAGGCCGTCGCCAAGGGCATCGGCGTGCCCGTCGTCACCAACTACGAGATTTGGAAGAATAATCCCGAAAAGGTCTTCGGCGTCACCCGCGAGTGGGCCAGCACAAACCCCAATACCCACATAGCCGTGGTCAAAGCGCTCATCCGCGCGGGCAAATGGCTCGACGAGACCGACAGCGCTGGCAACTACGTCAACCGTGACGAGGCCGCCCGCATCCTCTCCAAGCCCAACTACGTCGGCGCGGATTACAACGTGATCAAAAACTCCATGACGGGCACCTTCACCTTTCAAAAAAGTGACCGTCGGAGCATGCCCGATTTCAACGTCTTCTTCAAATTCCACAGCAGCTATCCCTGGTACAGTGACGGAGTCTGGTTCCTGACGCAGATGCGCCGCTGGGGCCAGATCGGTGAGGCCAAGCCCGCCTCCTGGTACACCGAGACCGTGAAGAAAGTTTACCTGCCCGAGGTGTACCTCGCCGCTGCCCGCCAGCTCCTCGACGAGGGCGAGATCGAAGAGGCCGACATCCCCTGGGACACCGACGGCTACCGGCCCGCCACCAGCGACTTCATCGACGGCAAAACCTACGACGGCCGCGACCCCATCGGCTACCTCAACTCCTTCACCATCGGACTGAAAGACCCCGTCGGCCTCGCCCGCAATTAA
- a CDS encoding ferritin-like domain-containing protein has product MVRGEAHERVREMYHEEVTNELRHTQYLADQIVTLGGKPQLEPDLTPPEGSVQEMLKHDADEGRIDGGNYRKLAQMAGGEGLMSLKLQMEEQAADEERHGQTMYRFLGKSWS; this is encoded by the coding sequence TTGGTTCGCGGAGAAGCGCACGAACGCGTCCGGGAAATGTACCACGAGGAGGTCACCAATGAACTCCGGCACACCCAATACCTCGCCGATCAGATTGTAACGCTCGGTGGAAAACCGCAACTGGAGCCGGACCTGACGCCGCCCGAAGGATCGGTGCAAGAAATGTTGAAGCACGACGCCGACGAAGGGAGAATCGACGGCGGCAACTATCGCAAGCTTGCCCAGATGGCGGGTGGCGAAGGGCTCATGTCCCTCAAGCTACAGATGGAGGAACAGGCCGCAGACGAAGAACGCCACGGCCAGACCATGTACCGTTTCCTAGGCAAAAGCTGGAGTTGA